The genomic window GGACGCGTAGAACATCACGACCCGGTCGCCCTTGCGGATCTGCTGCCCGCCGAGTTCGGTGTCCACCAGTGCCGTCCGCTGGAATCCGACGACCGGGCTGGCCCAGCGGATGATCTCGTCGACCGCACTGCCCGGACGCTCCCGCCGGTAGAGTTCCCACTGGTCGGGGTTGTCCATGAACGCCATGATGCCGTGCGTGATCGCATTGCGGGTCGTCTCGTTCCCGGCCACGGCGAGCAGCAGCACGAAGAAACCGAAGTCCTCCGAACTCAGCCCGTCCCCGTCGACGTCGGCCTCCACGAGCGTCGTGAGAATGTCCTTCGCGGGACACTTCCGGCGATCCTCGGCCATCGCATACGAGTACGCGAGGATCTCGGTGGATGCGGTCACCGACTCCTGCGCGAACTCCGGATCGTCGTAGCCCATCATCTGATTCGACCAGTGGAAAATCTTGTGGCGGTCCTCCTGCGGCACGCCGATCAGCTCCGCGATCGCCTGCAACGGCAACTCCGACGCGACCTGCTCGACGAAGTCACCGGTCCCGGCCGCCGCAGCCGCCGCGACGATCTTCTCGGCCCGCTCCTTCAACGCCGGCCGCAGACTCTGCACCGCGCGGGGCGTGAACCCGCGGGCCACGATCTTGCGGAGCTTGGCATGTTCGGGGCCGTCCTTGTTGATGAGGAGGAACCGCATCATCTCGACGGTTTCGCGGGGCGTGTCGTCCGCGAACCGAGCGATCGCCGTGTTCTCCCACGTCGAGAAGACGTCGCTGTTACGGGAAACCTCTTTGACGTCCTCGTGCCGGGTGACCGCCCAGTAGCCCTCGTCGGCGAACCCGCCCTTCGTCGGCGGCTGCGCCACCCAGTGCACCGGCGCCGACCGCCGCAGGGCCGCGAACTCCTCCCGAGGAAGCCGCTGCTCGTACACGTCGGGATCGGTGAAATCGAAGCCGTCGGGAACACCGGGAACTGCCATGTCGCACACCCTCTCTCGGAAATCGCCACCTGCGCATGCCATCGTCACACGGAGCGCGGCGCGGCCGCTTGGCCGATCGGCACAGCTCGGGAGCCGCCGCTTGTGCTCCGCGCACAGAGTGCGACGCTTGTTCCGTGTCGCCACTTCTCGATGACCGTCTCGTCCACGCCTCGCTCACGGGTAGTCACGCCCACCTGGCACGCACCGCCGGCCGCGCCGCCGTCTACGCCCCCGAGGTGGCGACCTTCTGCGCGGTACCCGCCGATGCGACGGCCGACGACTGGGACGACCTGGCACGTCTGCTCGGCAGCGGCGGGTTCGCCGACCTGTTCGACTGCCCGAGCCTGCCGCCCGCGCACTGGCAGCCGGTGTTCCGGGTCGACGGCCTCCGCATGGTGGGTCCGGCCACGTCGCCGCCCGTGCCGGAGCTCGCACCCGGCCGCGCCCTGGTCGAACTCGGCCCCGACGACCGGGCGGACATGCTCGAGCTCGTCGATGCGACCCGTCCCGGCCCCTTCTGGCCCCGCACCCCCGAACTCGGCACCTACCTCGGGATCCGCGAGCACGGCACTCTGGTCGCGATGGCCGGTGAACGCCTGCGTCCACCCGGATGGACCGAGATCAGTGCCGTCTGCACCGCGCCGGACGCGCGCGGGCAGGGCCATGCCGCCCACCTCGTCCGCGCCCTCGCCGGACGGATCACCGCGCGCGGCGATCGGCCGTTCCTGCACGTCGTCGACACCAACACCACCGCGATCGACCTGTACACCCGGCTCGGCTTCCGCGTCGACCGCCCCGTGACGTTCCGCGGCTTCCGCGTGCCGTGACCGGCGTCGGCCGTCGCGGGCAACGGGCCCGGGAGGGCCGGCTATCCGGCGAACGGGCCGTCGACCGCGAACACGTGCTTGGCGAAGCGTTCACCGATGAGGTGATGGGTGGCGGCAGCCGGGTGCAGTCCGTCGGGCAGCGGCAGCTCGGCGTGGTCGGCCTCACCGTAGAGGTCGAGCCCGTCGAGATAGTGCAGGTGCGGGTCGCCCGCAGACCGCTGGGCGACGATGCGCGCCAGTTCGTCCCGGACGTCGGCGAGCGTCAGCTTTCCTGCCGCCCGTTCGGCCGGATCACCGGTGGCGACGAAACGAACGCGTCCCTCGCGGAGCGCCTCGGTGTCGAACGCTCCCGGGCCGGGCGTGTTCTCGTGGATCGGGCAGTGGATCGGTGAGACGACCACCAACGGCGTGCTGGGGTGGCCCTCACGGACGGTGTCGAGGAACCCGTGCACCGCGGGCCCGAACGCGCGCCTGCGCATGAGGTCGGCGTTGACGACGTTGATGCCGATCTTGACGCTGATCAGATCGGCACGAATGTCTCGGAGCGTGCGCGCGGTGAACGGGTCGAGCAGGGCACTACCGCTCAGGCCGAGGTTGACCGGTTCGACGTCGCCGAGGGCCGCCGCCAGGGCCGGCCAGGTGGCCGACGGTCCGGCCGCACCGGAGCCGTGGCTGATCGAGCTGCCGTGGTGGACCCATGTCCGACGGCCGTCGTCCGGTGCCGGCTCGATCGGCGCATTCGCGCGGAGACGGACCAGTTCGGTTCGCTCGATGTGCGGCAGCCAGATCTCGACCGTGGCGAGGTGTCCGGGGAGGCCGGTGAACCGGGTCGTTTCCACGTCCCCGGGCTGCACGTGGGTGTCGCCGCTGGTCAGGTCGGTGGTCACGACGGTGCCGCCGGTCGCTGTCACCCGGCCGGTGAGCCGTCCGTCGACGAGCAGGTCGTAGACACCTCGCGGGCGCGGCGGAACGCCCACGTAACCCCATGTGGTGGGCAGCGCGTCCAGTTCCACGGTGGTGGCCCGGGTGCGGAACACCAGTCTCACACCCGACGGCTGGCTCTCCGCCATGGCGAGTTGCCCGTCTGCGCACTGGGCGCGTGCCCGGGCCGGTAGCCGGTGCGGCAGGACACCGCGCTCGGTGCGTTCGAGTTCGAGCGCGCCCCGGACGAGATGCTCGGTGACGGCGGTGGTCGCCCAGTCGGCGTGGTGGTCCATGATGCTCCGCTCCGCGATCGATTGCGGACGTGCCCCGCAATTCCTACATATAACGGTAAATTGCCTATAGGTGTTAGGCAATCGGGTTTCGAACACGAGGACAGGAGGGCCGGGCATGCCACGAGTGGGATTGACCCCGCACCGGCTGGTACAGGCCGGCGCCGAGTTGGCAGACGAGGTCGGGTTCGAGCACGTGACCGTCTCGGCCGTGGCCAGACGGTTCGGCGTCAAGGTGGCCAGCGTCTACTCCCACCTGAAGAGTTCACGCGACCTCGAGACCCGCATCACACTCCTCGCACTCGAGGAGATGGCCGATCGGGCGGACGACGCCGTCGCCGGACGCGCCGGACGCGACGCACTGATCGCGTTCGCGAACGTCTACCGCGATTACGCCCGGGAGCATCCGGGCCGGTACACGGCGGCCCGGGCACCGCTGGACCCCGCCACCGCGGCCGCGAGCGCCGGACCGCGCCACGCCCGATCGATGCGGGCGATCCTGCGCGGCTATCACCTCGCCGAATCCGAGGAAGTGCACGCGATCCGCTTGATGGGCAGCATC from Prescottella sp. R16 includes these protein-coding regions:
- a CDS encoding TetR/AcrR family transcriptional regulator gives rise to the protein MPRVGLTPHRLVQAGAELADEVGFEHVTVSAVARRFGVKVASVYSHLKSSRDLETRITLLALEEMADRADDAVAGRAGRDALIAFANVYRDYAREHPGRYTAARAPLDPATAAASAGPRHARSMRAILRGYHLAESEEVHAIRLMGSIFHGYASLEASGAFSHSTPDPEVSWARILDSLDETLANWSTPA
- a CDS encoding cytochrome P450, coding for MAVPGVPDGFDFTDPDVYEQRLPREEFAALRRSAPVHWVAQPPTKGGFADEGYWAVTRHEDVKEVSRNSDVFSTWENTAIARFADDTPRETVEMMRFLLINKDGPEHAKLRKIVARGFTPRAVQSLRPALKERAEKIVAAAAAAGTGDFVEQVASELPLQAIAELIGVPQEDRHKIFHWSNQMMGYDDPEFAQESVTASTEILAYSYAMAEDRRKCPAKDILTTLVEADVDGDGLSSEDFGFFVLLLAVAGNETTRNAITHGIMAFMDNPDQWELYRRERPGSAVDEIIRWASPVVGFQRTALVDTELGGQQIRKGDRVVMFYASANFDEDVFEDPLTFDITRTDNDHLSFGGTGAHFCIGANLARMEIQLMFDAIADRIPDITQLGDPRRLRSGWINGIKELRVDYGGGCPVAH
- a CDS encoding GDSL-type esterase/lipase family protein; amino-acid sequence: MDHHADWATTAVTEHLVRGALELERTERGVLPHRLPARARAQCADGQLAMAESQPSGVRLVFRTRATTVELDALPTTWGYVGVPPRPRGVYDLLVDGRLTGRVTATGGTVVTTDLTSGDTHVQPGDVETTRFTGLPGHLATVEIWLPHIERTELVRLRANAPIEPAPDDGRRTWVHHGSSISHGSGAAGPSATWPALAAALGDVEPVNLGLSGSALLDPFTARTLRDIRADLISVKIGINVVNADLMRRRAFGPAVHGFLDTVREGHPSTPLVVVSPIHCPIHENTPGPGAFDTEALREGRVRFVATGDPAERAAGKLTLADVRDELARIVAQRSAGDPHLHYLDGLDLYGEADHAELPLPDGLHPAAATHHLIGERFAKHVFAVDGPFAG
- a CDS encoding GNAT family N-acetyltransferase, yielding MSPLLDDRLVHASLTGSHAHLARTAGRAAVYAPEVATFCAVPADATADDWDDLARLLGSGGFADLFDCPSLPPAHWQPVFRVDGLRMVGPATSPPVPELAPGRALVELGPDDRADMLELVDATRPGPFWPRTPELGTYLGIREHGTLVAMAGERLRPPGWTEISAVCTAPDARGQGHAAHLVRALAGRITARGDRPFLHVVDTNTTAIDLYTRLGFRVDRPVTFRGFRVP